A genomic segment from Parcubacteria group bacterium encodes:
- the frr gene encoding ribosome recycling factor produces the protein MYKSIVDSKKADLEGAIEHLNQEMGKIRTGRANPALVENMMVDYYGVKTPLKQIASINAPESRSLVIQPWDKGALVYIESALRESDLGFNPNNDGQAIRINIPSLTEERRKELVKVLNQRAEDAKISVRNIREESWKEIQEAEKEGKMSEDDKFLGKDYLQKIVDEYNKKIEEIRSKKETEIMTI, from the coding sequence ATGTACAAAAGTATAGTTGACAGCAAAAAGGCAGATTTGGAAGGAGCCATCGAACATCTCAATCAGGAGATGGGAAAAATCAGGACAGGAAGAGCCAATCCGGCTTTGGTGGAGAATATGATGGTTGATTATTATGGAGTCAAGACCCCGCTAAAACAAATTGCCAGCATTAATGCTCCGGAATCCAGGTCGCTTGTCATTCAGCCGTGGGATAAGGGCGCTCTTGTTTATATCGAATCAGCCTTGCGAGAATCAGATTTGGGTTTTAATCCCAATAATGACGGACAGGCGATTAGAATAAATATTCCTTCTCTTACTGAAGAAAGAAGAAAGGAATTAGTTAAAGTTTTAAACCAAAGAGCGGAGGATGCGAAAATATCCGTTCGGAACATCCGGGAAGAATCTTGGAAGGAAATTCAAGAAGCGGAAAAGGAAGGGAAAATGTCAGAGGATGATAAATTTTTAGGGAAAGACTATCTCCAAAAAATTGTAGATGAATACAATAAGAAAATAGAAGAGATTAGAAGCAAGAAAGAAACAGAGATAATGACAATTTAA